In Leptodactylus fuscus isolate aLepFus1 chromosome 2, aLepFus1.hap2, whole genome shotgun sequence, one genomic interval encodes:
- the TAOK1 gene encoding serine/threonine-protein kinase TAO1, with amino-acid sequence MPSTSRAGSLKDPEIAELFFRDDPEKLFTDLREIGHGSFGAVYFAHDVRTNEVVAIKKMSYSGKQSNEKWQDIIKEVKFLQRIKHPNSIEYKGCYLREHTAWLVMEYCLGSASDLLEVHKKPLQENEIAAITHGALQGLAYLHSHNLIHRDIKAGNILLTEPGQVKLADFGSASIASPANSFVGTPYWMAPEVILAMDEGQYDGKVDVWSLGITCIELAERKPPLFNMNAMSALYHIAQNDSPTLQSSEWSDYFRNFVDSCLQKIPQDRPTSDELLKHMFVLRERPETVLIDLIQRTKDAVRELDNLQYRKMKKLLFQEAHNGPAVETQEEEEEQEHGVGRTGTVNSIGSNQSIPSMSISASSQSSSVNSLPDASDDKSELDMMEGDHTVMSNSSVIHLKPEEENFPEESESRTRPSEPQSPPQVSRHKSHYRNREHFATIRTASLVTRQIQEHEQDSELREQMSGYKRMRRQHQKQLMALENKLKAEMDEHRLRLDKDLETQRNNFAAEMEKLIKKHQAAMDKELKLMANEEKKFQQHIQAQQKKELNSFLESQKREYKLRKEQLKEELNENQSTPKKEKQEWLSKQKENFQHYQAEEEANLLRRQRQYLELECRRFKRRMLLSRHNLEQDLVREELNKRQTQKDLEHAMLLRQHESMQELEFRHLNTIQRMRCELIKLQHQTELTNQLEYNKRRERELRRKHVMEVRQQPKSLKSKELQIKKQFQDTCKIQTRQYKALRNHLLETTPKNEHKAVLKRLKEEQTRKLAILAEQYDHSINEMLSTQALRLDEAQEAECQVLKMQLQQELELLNAYQSKIKMQAEAQHERELRELEQRVSLRRALLEQKIEEEMLALQNERTERIRSLLERQAREIEAFDSESMRLGFSNMILSNLSPEAFSHSYPGASGWSHNPTGGPGPHWGHPMGGPPQAWGHPMQGGPQPWGHPSGSVQGVSRGSTMGVRNSPQALRRTASGGRTEQGMSRSTSVTSQISNGSHMSYT; translated from the exons ATGCCGTCAACAAGTCGAGCTGGAAGCCTGAAAGACCCAGAGATTGCGGAGCTCTTCTTTAGAGATGACCCGGAGAAGCTTTTCACCGACCTCCGAGAGATTGGTCATGGGAGTTTCGGAGCTGTCTATTTT GCACATGATGTGCGCACCAATGAAGTGGTGGCCATCAAGAAAATGTCCTATAGTGGAAAGCAGTCCAATGAG AAATGGCAGGATATCATCAAAGAAGTGAAATTCCTTCAAAGGATAAAACATCCGAACAGTATAGAATATAAAGGCTGCTATCTGAGGGAGCACACGGCATGG CTGGTCATGGAATATTGTTTAGGATCTGCATCAGACTTATTAGAAG TACACAAAAAGCCATTGCAAGAAAATGAAATTGCGGCAATCACACATGGGGCACTGCAGGGATTAGCTTATTTGCATTCTCATAATTTAATCCATAG AGATATAAAGGCAGGCAACATCCTTCTCACGGAGCCAGGCCAGGTGAAACTTGCTGACTTCGGGTCTGCATCTATAGCCTCTCCTGCCAATTCATTTGTGGGGACACCATATTG GATGGCCCCGGAAGTAATCTTAGCCATGGATGAAGGACAGTATGATGGGAAAGTGGATGTTTGGTCTCTTGGGATCACTTGTATTGAATTAG CTGAAAGGAAACCTCCTTTGTTTAACATGAATGCAATGAGTGCCTTATACCACATAGCGCAGAATGACTCTCCCACACTTCAGTCTAGTGAATG GTCTGACTACTTTCGAAACTTTGTAGATTCATGTCTCCAGAAAATCCCTCAAGATCGACCTACATCTGATGAGCTGCTTAAG CACATGTTTGTCTTGCGTGAGCGACCAGAAACAGTGTTAATTGACCTGATCCAGAGGACAAAGGACGCAGTCAGAGAGCTGGACAACCTACAGTACCGTAAAATGAAGAAGCTGCTTTTCCAGGAGGCCCATAATGGTCCCGCTGTGGAAacccaggaagaggaggag GAGCAAGAGCATGGAGTTGGCAGAACAGGAACTGTAAACAGCATCGGTAGTAACCAGTCTATCCCAAGCATGTCTATTAGTGCCAGTAGCCAAAGTAGTAGTGTGAATAGTCTTCCAGATGCCTCAGATGACAAGAGTGAATTGGACATGATGGAAGGAGATCACACCGTAATGTCAAACAGCTCTGTCATTCATTTAAAACCG GAGGAAGAAAATTTCCCAGAGGAATCTGAATCTAGAACGCGGCCATCAGAACCACAGTCGCCACCCCAGGTTTCCCGCCACAAATCCCACTATCGAAACCGAGAGCACTTTGCCACTATACGCACTGCCTCGCtg GTGACGAGGCAAATCCAGGAACATGAGCAAGACTCCGAGCTGCGGGAGCAGATGTCTGGCTATAAGCGCATGAGGCGGCAACATCAAAAACAACTGATGGCACTAGAGAACAAGTTAAAGGCAGAGATGGATGAGCATCGACTTCGACTAGACAAAGATCTTGAGACTCAGCGCAACAACTTTGCCGCAGAAATGGAAAAACTTATAAAGAAGCACCAAGCAGCCATGGATAAAGAG CTGAAACTGATGGCTAATGAAGAGAAGAAATTTCAGCAACACATCCAGGCGCAGCAAAAGAAGGAACTGAATAGCTTTTTGGAGTCACAGAAGAGGGAATACAAGTTACGAAAGGAGCAGTTAAAAGAG GAATTAAATGAAAACCAGAGTACTCCAAAGAAAGAGAAACAAGAGTGGTTGTCAAAGCAAAAGGAGAATTTCCAGCATTACCaggctgaagaagaagccaatcTCCTGCGCCGACAAAGGCAATACCTAGAGCTGGAGTGCCGCCGTTTCAAGAGGCGAATGCTACTCAGTAGACATAACCTTGAGCAAGATTTGGTCAGAGAG GAGCTAAAtaagagacagacacaaaaagaTCTGGAACATGCCATGCTCCTTAGGCAGCATGAGTCAATGCAAGAATTAGAGTTTCGCCATCTCAATACTATACAGCGGATGAGATGTGAGCTTATAAAGCTACAACACCAGACTGAACTCACAAACCAGCTCGAGTACAATAAGCGAAGAGAACGAGAGTTAAGACGTAAACATGTCATGGAGGTCCGACAGCAACCCAAGAGCCTCAAG TCTAAAGAGCTCCAGATCAAGAAGCAGTTCCAGGATACGTGCAAGATTCAGACGCGGCAGTATAAAGCTTTGCGAAATCACCTTTTGGAGACCACACCAAAGAATGAACACAAAGCTGTTCTCAAGCGGCTGAAAGAAGAGCAAACCCGTAAACTGGCAATATTAGCCGAGCAGTATGACCATAGCATTAATGAGATGTTATCTACACAAGCA CTGCGCCTGGATGAGGCACAAGAAGCAGAGTGCCAGGTTTTGAAGATGCAGCTGCAGCAAGAACTGGAGCTTCTTAATGCCTATCAGAGTAAAATTAAGATGCAAGCGGAGGCCCAACATGAGCGTGAATTACGTGAACTGGAACAAAGGGTTTCCCTCCGTAGAGCCCTTCTTGAACAGAAG attgaAGAGGAAATGCTGGCCCTTCAGAATGAAAGAACAGAGCGAATACGGAGTCTGTTGGAACGCCAAGCTCGAGAGATTGAGGCTTTTGACTCTGAAAGCATGAGGCTAGGCTTTAGTAACATGATTCTTTCTAATCTCTCCCCCGAGGCGTTCAGCCACAGCTACCCGGGAGCTTCTGGCTGGTCCCACAATCCCACTGGAGGCCCTGGACCTCATTGGGGACATCCCATGGGAGGCCCACCTCAAGCTTGGGGACACCCAATGCAAGGTGGGCCTCAACCATGGGGTCATCCTTCAGGGTCGGTCCAAGGTGTCTCACGTGGTAGTACAATGGGGGTCCGCAACAGCCCCCAGGCTCTGAGGCGGACAGCTTCTGGGGGACGGACAGAGCAGGGAATGAGCAGGAGCACAAGTGTTACTTCACAGATATCCAATGGTTCACACATGTCTTATACATAA